A single region of the Mercenaria mercenaria strain notata chromosome 6, MADL_Memer_1, whole genome shotgun sequence genome encodes:
- the LOC128558101 gene encoding uncharacterized protein LOC128558101 has protein sequence MGNNISRRLVGSRSLEEDVPMPMPAGVIRKPRPYDEIYIPESEGFVMPMPEGVRRRRHPYDEVDIPGNEATSIPDELQYDPRTRELYEKAIKEGREEDSTLRVMVIGCFGQGKTSLTRRLTGQTLDRIETTDGIEVDTCTVHEDSKWKRGSKDYHESDYLKRIAVIANNTQTFTETALPKEDHLRSESKQTAYPEELSKPQAISEIEDNKEITDARSKTENFQVFKSELLKRRSLKQKTDDKCYKLNIWDFGGQFVYYATHQYFIQEMPFIFWSST, from the exons ATGGGTAATAATATCAGCAGGAGACTTGTTGGATCACGGAGCTTAGAAGAAG ATGTGCCAATGCCAATGCCAGCTGGTGTAATAAGAAAGCCACGTCCTTATGACGAAATTTACATTCCCGAAAGTGAAGGCTTTG TTATGCCAATGCCAGAAGGTGTTAGAAGAAGGAGGCACCCTTATGACGAAGTGGACATTCCTGGCAATGAAg CCACGTCAATTCCGGATGAACTTCAGTACGATCCAAGAACCAGAGAGCTCTATGAAAAGGCTATCAAGGAAGGAAGAGAAGAAGACTCGACATTAAGAGTAATGGTGATTGGTTGTTTTGGACAGGGTAAAACATCACTGACTAGGCGTCTTACAGGGCAAACATTAGACAGGATTGAAACTACTGATGGAATAGAAGTAGATACCTGTACAGTACATGAAGACTCAAAATGGAAACGAGGCTCAAAAGATTACCACGAGTCAGATTATCTCAAACGTATTGCAGTTATCGCAAACAACACTCAAACGTTTACTGAAACAGCATTGCCAAAGGAAGATCATCTGAGATCTGAAAGTAAACAAACAGCTTATCCCGAGGAACTTAGTAAACCACAAGCAATTTCTGAGATCGAAGATAATAAAGAAATTACAGATGCCAGGAGCAAAACAGAAAACTTCCAAGTTTTTAAATCAGAGTTACTGAAACGACGGTCactaaaacaaaaaacagatGATAAATGTTATAAACTAAATATCTGGGATTTTGGTGGGCAGTTTGTCTATTACGCAacgcatcaatatttcattcaagAGATGCCGTTTATCTTTTGGTCTTCAACCTGA